Proteins found in one Litorihabitans aurantiacus genomic segment:
- a CDS encoding serine/threonine-protein kinase gives MSTATTCTQPGCTGQIEDGYCNVCGSPAGAAPLPAGVATAPAQAGGSPQFAQGTGLRPAPGAGGAGGGGAGGGGAGGGGASSTPAPSSGPGAANLSPASSRVSTRTSSSRLETAAIGSARGSRTARRTGTSSTRLRGHRIGAGLTTVPPTPVADPLQAIMATPELAESKRFCPSCGAAVGRSRDGVVGRTQGFCAACGSRYDFDPTLGPGDLVGGQYEVVGALAHGGLGWIYLARDQNVSGRWVVLKGLLNAGDKDAYEAAIAEREFLAEVEHPLIVEIYNFALHDGAGYTVMEYVGGKSLKEILTDRREANNGVVDPLPVDQALAYVLEILPAFSYLHDHNLLYCDFKPDNMIQQGERLKLIDLGGVRRANDETSAIFGTVGYQAPEVPTDGPTIASDIYTIGRTLATMVLDFRGNTSTYVASLPPVADTPVFQQYDSFYRLVAKACAPDAADRFAAVDELRTQVVGVLREVVATNRGPGSPALHSSASVHFEAPMADSTGAPLGWDELPVLKVDPTDPMANWLAGINDPVGRLNALQGAAQDTVEVRLARIHAAIGAGRFELAQEGITALLNADPWEWRAVWLAGLREMAMGDVVAARASFNAVYGQVPGELAPKLALATTCELSGEVDVAEQMYVVCARSDANFTAPSAFGLARIRAQRSDAQGTLHALDLVAPTRASYPVARVRRAGVLVNTSSTLGGLDDALTSIKGVPVEPALRADLEIAVYTAALTQVLRDKRVSGNVGGVVAKEQPLRLALEAAYRRRARMARGEDERIDLVDRANAVRPRTTT, from the coding sequence GTGAGCACCGCGACGACCTGCACCCAGCCGGGGTGCACCGGACAGATCGAGGACGGCTACTGCAACGTCTGCGGCTCGCCCGCCGGGGCGGCGCCGCTGCCCGCGGGGGTCGCGACGGCGCCCGCCCAGGCGGGTGGGTCGCCCCAGTTCGCGCAGGGCACGGGGCTGCGGCCCGCGCCCGGCGCGGGCGGCGCGGGCGGGGGCGGTGCGGGCGGGGGCGGTGCGGGCGGGGGCGGTGCGTCCTCGACCCCGGCCCCCTCCTCGGGCCCCGGCGCGGCCAACCTGTCTCCCGCCTCGAGCCGCGTCTCGACGCGCACCTCCTCCTCGCGCCTGGAGACGGCCGCGATCGGGTCGGCGCGCGGGTCGCGCACGGCCCGCCGCACCGGGACGTCCTCGACGCGGCTGCGCGGCCACCGGATCGGCGCCGGGCTCACCACCGTCCCACCGACCCCCGTGGCCGATCCGCTGCAGGCGATCATGGCGACGCCGGAGCTGGCGGAGTCCAAGCGGTTCTGCCCCTCGTGCGGGGCGGCGGTCGGGCGCTCGCGCGACGGCGTCGTCGGCCGCACGCAGGGGTTCTGCGCCGCGTGCGGGAGCCGGTACGACTTCGACCCGACGCTCGGCCCGGGCGACCTCGTCGGCGGGCAGTACGAGGTGGTCGGAGCGCTCGCGCACGGCGGGCTCGGCTGGATCTACCTCGCGCGCGACCAGAACGTCTCGGGGCGCTGGGTGGTGCTCAAGGGCCTGCTGAACGCGGGGGACAAGGACGCCTACGAGGCGGCCATCGCCGAGCGCGAGTTCCTCGCCGAGGTCGAGCACCCGCTGATCGTGGAGATCTACAACTTCGCGCTGCACGACGGCGCGGGCTACACGGTCATGGAGTACGTGGGCGGCAAGTCGCTCAAGGAGATCCTCACCGACCGCCGCGAGGCGAACAACGGCGTCGTGGACCCCCTGCCGGTGGACCAGGCGCTCGCCTACGTGCTCGAGATCCTGCCGGCGTTCTCCTACCTGCACGACCACAATCTCCTGTACTGCGACTTCAAGCCCGACAACATGATCCAGCAGGGTGAGCGGCTCAAGCTCATCGACCTGGGCGGCGTGCGGCGGGCGAACGACGAGACGTCCGCGATCTTCGGCACGGTGGGCTACCAGGCGCCGGAGGTCCCCACCGACGGGCCCACGATCGCGTCGGACATCTACACGATCGGGCGCACGCTCGCGACGATGGTGCTGGACTTCCGGGGCAACACGTCCACGTACGTCGCCTCGCTCCCGCCCGTGGCCGACACCCCGGTGTTCCAGCAGTACGACTCCTTCTACCGGCTCGTGGCCAAGGCCTGCGCGCCGGATGCCGCGGACCGCTTCGCCGCCGTCGACGAGCTGCGCACGCAGGTCGTCGGCGTGCTGCGCGAGGTGGTCGCGACCAACCGCGGCCCGGGCAGCCCGGCGCTGCACTCCTCCGCCTCGGTCCACTTCGAGGCGCCGATGGCGGACTCGACCGGTGCGCCGCTCGGGTGGGACGAGCTCCCGGTGCTCAAGGTCGACCCGACCGACCCGATGGCCAACTGGCTCGCGGGGATCAACGACCCCGTGGGACGGCTCAACGCCCTCCAGGGCGCCGCGCAGGACACCGTGGAGGTGCGGCTCGCGCGCATCCACGCGGCGATCGGCGCCGGCCGGTTCGAGCTCGCGCAGGAGGGCATCACCGCGCTGCTGAACGCCGACCCGTGGGAGTGGCGCGCCGTGTGGCTCGCGGGCCTGCGGGAGATGGCGATGGGCGACGTCGTGGCCGCGCGCGCGAGCTTCAACGCCGTCTACGGCCAGGTGCCCGGCGAGCTCGCCCCGAAGCTGGCGCTCGCGACGACGTGCGAGCTCTCGGGCGAGGTGGACGTCGCCGAGCAGATGTACGTCGTGTGCGCGCGCTCGGACGCGAACTTCACCGCGCCGTCGGCTTTCGGTCTCGCGCGGATCCGCGCGCAGCGCTCCGACGCTCAGGGCACGCTGCACGCGCTCGACCTCGTGGCGCCCACGCGCGCCTCCTACCCCGTCGCGCGCGTGCGCCGGGCGGGCGTGCTGGTCAACACCTCGAGCACGCTCGGCGGTCTCGACGACGCGCTGACCAGCATCAAGGGCGTCCCGGTCGAGCCCGCGCTGCGCGCCGACCTCGAGATCGCCGTCTACACGGCCGCGCTCACCCAGGTGCTGCGCGACAAGCGCGTCAGCGGGAACGTCGGGGGAGTGGTGGCCAAGGAGCAGCCGCTGCGGCTCGCGCTCGAGGCCGCCTACCGCCGTCGGGCCCGGATGGCCCGCGGTGAGGACGAGCGGATCGACCTCGTCGACCGCGCCAACGCCGTACGACCGAGGACCACGACATGA
- a CDS encoding zinc ribbon domain-containing protein gives MTGDTTTLACPVCGGLIESGARFCEDCGTAVLVPDGEASDGVASAEAAPDGEASPGEQVDGEAVDGEAGLASDPAPAPDPGPAPDPGPPAPSPTPDPTPASAPPATAPPATAPDPAPSPAPLWAPAPAASSAQLPSWGAHVDPFSPLLPPEDLEPEALAPAVLITDFEPGVGTEVADPSTLAADPAVDHAPATAAVAPREAPTEAIGVERPCARCGGSIARDGYCEMCGEPAASERDHYRESPAPWVGARATAGSSTRATRTRCRSASSTRRATSRPSWCATASPPPPTPTSPRSRRRGRRRP, from the coding sequence ATGACCGGTGACACCACGACACTCGCCTGCCCCGTGTGCGGCGGCCTGATCGAGTCCGGCGCGCGGTTCTGCGAGGACTGCGGCACCGCGGTCCTCGTGCCCGACGGCGAGGCGTCCGACGGCGTGGCTTCGGCGGAGGCGGCACCCGACGGCGAGGCGTCCCCGGGCGAGCAGGTCGACGGCGAGGCGGTCGACGGCGAGGCCGGGCTCGCGTCCGATCCGGCCCCCGCGCCGGACCCGGGCCCCGCACCCGACCCGGGCCCGCCAGCGCCGTCGCCCACACCCGATCCGACGCCGGCGTCGGCGCCGCCCGCGACCGCGCCGCCCGCGACCGCGCCGGACCCTGCGCCGTCGCCCGCACCGCTGTGGGCGCCCGCGCCCGCGGCCTCCTCGGCGCAGCTGCCGAGCTGGGGCGCGCACGTCGACCCGTTCAGCCCGCTGCTTCCGCCCGAGGACCTCGAACCCGAGGCGCTCGCGCCCGCCGTGCTCATCACGGACTTCGAGCCCGGGGTGGGCACGGAGGTCGCGGACCCGTCGACCCTGGCGGCCGACCCCGCCGTCGATCACGCGCCGGCGACGGCTGCCGTGGCGCCCCGCGAGGCACCGACCGAGGCGATCGGCGTCGAGCGCCCGTGCGCGCGCTGCGGCGGCTCGATCGCCCGCGACGGCTACTGCGAGATGTGCGGCGAGCCCGCCGCGTCCGAGCGCGACCACTACCGCGAGTCGCCCGCACCGTGGGTGGGGGCGCGTGCGACCGCGGGATCGTCCACTCGCGCAACGAGGACGCGATGTCGATCGGCGTCCTCGACCCGGCGGGCGACGTCGCGGCCCTCGTGGTGTGCGACGGCGTCTCCTCCGCCCCCGACTCCGACGTCGCCTCGCTCGCGGCGGCGCGGGCGGCGTCGACCGTGA
- a CDS encoding PP2C family protein-serine/threonine phosphatase, with translation MGVLDPAGDVAALVVCDGVSSAPDSDVASLAAARAASTVILDGIRNATAPSAEQIRELSALLARAAVAGNEAVVAATDPDSTEENPPSCTFVAAAIDGPLVVTAWLGDSRAYWLPDDGVARQLSVDHSWAQEAIAQGMSRFEAERAPHAHAITRWLGADAPDVAVRSDAMVAHGSGWVLVCSDGLWNYCSPAPDVQALVTSSIGAVGSDPTTLAAELVRWANDQGGRDNITVALARIDPANHD, from the coding sequence ATCGGCGTCCTCGACCCGGCGGGCGACGTCGCGGCCCTCGTGGTGTGCGACGGCGTCTCCTCCGCCCCCGACTCCGACGTCGCCTCGCTCGCGGCGGCGCGGGCGGCGTCGACCGTGATCCTCGACGGGATCCGGAACGCGACCGCGCCGAGCGCCGAGCAGATCCGCGAGCTGTCGGCGCTGCTGGCGCGCGCCGCCGTCGCCGGGAACGAGGCCGTGGTCGCCGCGACCGACCCGGACTCGACGGAGGAGAACCCACCGTCGTGCACCTTCGTGGCCGCCGCGATCGACGGCCCGCTCGTCGTGACGGCGTGGCTCGGGGACTCGCGCGCCTACTGGCTGCCGGACGACGGTGTGGCGCGCCAGCTGTCGGTGGACCACTCGTGGGCGCAGGAGGCCATCGCGCAGGGGATGTCGCGGTTCGAGGCGGAGCGTGCGCCGCACGCCCACGCGATCACGCGGTGGCTCGGCGCGGACGCGCCCGACGTCGCCGTCCGCAGCGACGCGATGGTCGCCCACGGCTCGGGCTGGGTGCTCGTGTGCTCCGACGGGCTGTGGAACTACTGCTCACCCGCCCCGGACGTGCAGGCGCTGGTGACCTCGAGCATCGGGGCGGTCGGCAGCGACCCGACGACGCTGGCGGCCGAGCTCGTGCGCTGGGCCAACGACCAGGGCGGGCGCGACAACATCACGGTCGCGCTGGCGCGCATCGACCCGGCCAACCACGACTGA
- a CDS encoding vWA domain-containing protein — protein MATFSAQVFSNEFLPEGATDVHAIVSVQASGVDASSGLGAGESTAGAAEIIIFDSSGSMTGRNIESAKHAAAVAVDAIPDGTYFAIVQGSHVANRVFPYPNAPVKIVQMEPGARAEAKRAIGRVTPSGGTAMSSWLLLADEIFATLPPGVRKHAILLTDGKNESEPAGNLSRAIRRVQGNFQVDARGVGDRWIVEEVREISTALLGTVGLIADPSQIAADFEQMIKASVSKGIADAQLRVWIPQGAQLLFVRQVAPTLEDLTARRIDVNPLTGGFPTGSWGNEEREYHVAVRVGSKPVGAEQLVARVQFTVDGQVHASGLVKAQWSSDANLTARISPEVAHYTGQAELASVIQEGLAAKSAGDEATATVKLGRAVQLAQQTGNEEATSRLRRVVEIEDPDRGTVRLRRDTSKLDEMALDTGSTKTTRVRK, from the coding sequence GTGGCCACGTTCTCTGCCCAGGTGTTCTCGAACGAGTTCCTGCCGGAGGGAGCCACCGACGTCCACGCCATCGTCTCGGTGCAGGCGAGCGGGGTGGACGCGTCCTCCGGACTCGGTGCGGGCGAGAGCACGGCGGGCGCCGCCGAGATCATCATCTTCGACTCCTCCGGCTCCATGACCGGGCGCAACATCGAGTCGGCGAAGCACGCGGCCGCCGTCGCCGTCGACGCGATCCCGGACGGGACGTACTTCGCGATCGTCCAGGGGAGCCACGTCGCCAACCGTGTCTTCCCCTACCCCAACGCCCCGGTCAAGATCGTGCAGATGGAGCCGGGTGCCCGCGCCGAGGCGAAGCGCGCGATCGGGCGCGTGACGCCGTCGGGCGGGACCGCGATGAGCTCGTGGCTGCTGCTCGCGGACGAGATCTTCGCGACGCTGCCGCCCGGGGTGCGCAAGCACGCCATCCTGCTGACCGACGGCAAGAACGAGTCCGAGCCCGCGGGCAACCTCTCGCGCGCCATCCGCCGCGTGCAGGGCAACTTCCAGGTGGACGCGCGCGGCGTCGGCGACCGCTGGATCGTCGAGGAGGTCCGGGAGATCTCGACGGCGCTGCTCGGCACGGTCGGCCTCATCGCCGACCCCTCGCAGATCGCCGCCGACTTCGAGCAGATGATCAAGGCCTCCGTGAGCAAGGGCATCGCGGACGCGCAGCTGCGCGTGTGGATCCCGCAGGGGGCCCAGCTGCTGTTCGTGCGCCAGGTCGCCCCGACGCTCGAGGACCTCACGGCGCGGCGGATCGACGTCAACCCGCTCACGGGCGGCTTCCCCACCGGCTCCTGGGGGAACGAAGAGCGCGAGTACCACGTGGCCGTGCGGGTCGGTTCGAAGCCGGTCGGCGCCGAGCAGCTCGTGGCGCGCGTGCAGTTCACGGTCGACGGGCAGGTGCACGCCTCCGGCCTCGTGAAGGCGCAGTGGTCCTCGGACGCGAACCTGACGGCGCGCATCAGCCCCGAGGTGGCGCACTACACCGGCCAGGCGGAGCTGGCCTCTGTCATCCAGGAGGGTCTCGCCGCCAAGTCGGCGGGCGACGAGGCGACGGCGACCGTCAAGCTCGGCCGTGCCGTCCAGCTCGCGCAGCAGACGGGTAACGAGGAGGCCACCTCGCGCCTGCGGCGCGTGGTCGAGATCGAGGACCCGGACCGCGGGACGGTCCGGCTGCGGCGCGACACCTCCAAGCTCGACGAGATGGCGCTCGACACCGGCTCCACCAAGACGACGCGGGTGCGCAAGTGA
- a CDS encoding FHA domain-containing protein — MSVICPEGHTSASTDYCDTCGAPIGAATTSAPSGPAAGSGAAAAGSAEAAEPTTCPHCQAPAPAGALFCENCGYDFTTGTAPSSSARFAAPDSGATPITPPAPPEQPASSLDLDPLSAPAPVAVEPHEGEGSPSDPDGEPAGAAAGEGEAEGEGEPRASGPGADGAGSGEPDGGSGDGESQDPATNAVERTGSRSLPAPAVPGPDEWVAEVWVDPDWYAEQGPEDPIPSVGMPTVVPLRSRSVLVGRPSRSRGIHPDVDCGADTGVSRRQCQLTTDGLRWFVEDLQSANGTYLSPVGEALPTSPITAGSREELEEGTRIFVGGWTRIVVRRGVPGEV; from the coding sequence GTGAGCGTGATCTGCCCCGAGGGGCACACGTCCGCCTCCACCGACTACTGCGACACCTGCGGTGCGCCGATCGGGGCGGCGACGACGTCGGCGCCGTCGGGCCCGGCCGCCGGGTCCGGTGCCGCCGCCGCGGGGTCGGCGGAAGCCGCCGAGCCCACGACCTGCCCGCACTGCCAGGCGCCCGCGCCCGCCGGTGCGCTGTTCTGCGAGAACTGCGGCTACGACTTCACGACGGGGACGGCGCCGTCGTCGTCCGCACGGTTCGCGGCACCCGACTCGGGGGCGACGCCGATCACCCCGCCCGCGCCGCCGGAGCAGCCGGCGTCCTCGCTCGACCTCGACCCGCTGTCGGCCCCCGCGCCCGTGGCGGTGGAGCCGCACGAGGGTGAGGGCTCGCCGTCGGACCCCGACGGGGAGCCGGCCGGCGCGGCCGCTGGCGAGGGTGAGGCTGAGGGCGAGGGCGAGCCCCGCGCGAGCGGGCCGGGCGCCGACGGGGCCGGGTCGGGCGAGCCCGACGGCGGGTCCGGCGACGGCGAGTCGCAGGATCCGGCGACGAACGCCGTCGAGCGCACGGGGTCTCGTTCTCTGCCCGCCCCGGCCGTTCCCGGCCCGGACGAGTGGGTCGCGGAGGTCTGGGTCGACCCGGACTGGTACGCGGAGCAGGGCCCGGAGGACCCGATCCCGTCGGTGGGGATGCCGACCGTCGTGCCGCTGCGCTCGCGCAGCGTGCTCGTGGGCCGGCCCTCGCGCTCGCGCGGGATCCACCCCGACGTCGACTGCGGCGCCGACACCGGTGTCTCGCGACGCCAGTGCCAGCTCACGACCGACGGGCTGCGCTGGTTCGTGGAGGACCTGCAGTCCGCGAACGGCACCTACCTCAGCCCGGTGGGTGAGGCGCTGCCGACGAGCCCCATCACGGCGGGGAGCCGCGAGGAGCTCGAGGAGGGCACGCGCATCTTCGTCGGCGGCTGGACGCGCATCGTTGTGCGGCGGGGTGTTCCCGGCGAGGTGTGA
- a CDS encoding NAD-dependent malic enzyme yields the protein MSTPSVSNSITIRLEVPPHAASVSTLTTAVEGAGGVVTAVDVSGSGADHLQVDLTVATGGEQDRERIVQTLRDMPGVTVGPVSDRVFLAHLGGKLTIESRVPIRHRDDLSLVYTPGVARVSKQVADHPEDARRLTIKRNTVAVVSDGSAVLGLGNIGPLGALPVMEGKAALFKRFADIDAFPLVLDTQDVEEIIATVKNVAPVFAGINLEDISAPRCFEIEARLRAELDIPVFHDDQHGTGIVATAALLNALTVVGKRVEDVRVVLSGAGAAGSAVLRMMQAAGVQDVTVIDIDGIVHPSREGMHPSLQEIADKTNPRGLTGTLSDAIVGADVFIGVSAPNILSEADVQQMAPDSIVFALANPVAEIDPAVASRHAAVVASGRSDYANQINNVLAFPGVFRGLLDARSNEVTDEMMLAAAKALAAVVTPDQLNPTYVIPSVFHPDVHETVAAAVRQVAERGR from the coding sequence GTGAGCACACCCAGCGTGAGCAACTCCATCACCATCCGCCTCGAGGTCCCGCCGCACGCGGCCTCGGTGAGCACCCTCACGACGGCGGTGGAGGGCGCGGGCGGCGTCGTCACCGCGGTGGACGTGTCCGGGTCGGGCGCCGACCACCTGCAGGTCGACCTGACCGTCGCCACGGGTGGGGAGCAGGACCGCGAGCGCATCGTGCAGACGCTGCGCGACATGCCCGGGGTGACCGTCGGGCCCGTCTCAGACCGCGTCTTCCTGGCGCACCTGGGCGGCAAGCTGACGATCGAGTCGCGCGTGCCGATCCGCCACCGCGACGATCTCTCGCTCGTCTACACGCCCGGTGTCGCGCGCGTGAGCAAGCAGGTGGCGGACCACCCGGAGGACGCGCGCCGTCTGACGATCAAGCGCAACACCGTCGCGGTGGTCTCCGACGGGTCGGCGGTGCTCGGGCTGGGCAACATCGGGCCGCTCGGTGCGCTGCCGGTGATGGAGGGCAAGGCGGCGCTGTTCAAGCGGTTCGCGGACATCGACGCGTTCCCGCTGGTGCTCGACACCCAGGACGTCGAGGAGATCATCGCGACCGTCAAGAACGTCGCGCCGGTCTTCGCGGGCATCAACCTCGAGGACATCTCCGCGCCGCGCTGCTTCGAGATCGAGGCGCGGCTGCGGGCGGAGCTCGACATTCCCGTGTTCCACGACGACCAGCACGGGACGGGCATCGTGGCGACGGCCGCGCTGCTGAACGCGCTGACGGTGGTGGGCAAGAGGGTCGAGGACGTACGGGTCGTGCTGTCGGGCGCCGGTGCCGCGGGATCCGCCGTGCTGCGGATGATGCAGGCGGCCGGGGTCCAGGACGTCACGGTGATCGACATCGACGGGATCGTCCACCCCTCCCGGGAGGGGATGCACCCCTCGCTCCAGGAGATCGCGGACAAGACCAACCCGCGGGGGCTCACCGGGACGCTCTCCGACGCCATCGTGGGGGCCGACGTCTTCATCGGGGTGTCCGCGCCGAACATCCTGAGCGAGGCCGACGTGCAGCAGATGGCGCCCGACTCGATCGTGTTCGCGCTGGCGAACCCGGTGGCGGAGATCGACCCGGCGGTCGCGTCCCGGCACGCGGCCGTCGTCGCGTCCGGACGCAGCGACTACGCCAACCAGATCAACAACGTGCTCGCGTTCCCCGGTGTCTTCCGCGGTCTGCTGGACGCCCGCTCCAACGAGGTGACCGACGAGATGATGCTGGCGGCCGCGAAGGCGCTGGCCGCCGTCGTGACGCCGGACCAGCTGAACCCGACCTACGTGATCCCGAGCGTCTTCCACCCGGACGTGCACGAGACGGTGGCCGCGGCGGTCCGGCAGGTGGCCGAGCGCGGCCGCTGA